The genomic interval GTCTATTATTTCGCATTCATACCAGGCATAAATCCTTTTCATAGACTCTACAAAGTCCGGTTTATATTCCAGGTCCAGATCATAAAAATCCTGATTCATAAAAAATCTCCTATGCCTTGATTTTCTGTTTTTTAGAGAGGATATCAATGGAAACAGCCAGCAGCAGGACAAGTCCTTTCACGACCCGCTGCCAGTACTCGCTGATATTCAGCATCAGCATTCCATTGGCGAGAACACCCATAAACAGAACACCTATGATAACCTTGAAGAGTTTCCCTTCTCCACCGCTGACACTGACACCACCCAATACAACCGCCGTAATGATATCCATTTCGTATCCGTCTCCGGCACTGGGCTGACCACTGTTGACACGGGACATAAGGACAAGTCCTGACATGGCTGCCAGAAAGGCTTCCAGCATATAGACCTTATAGATGACAGCCTTGATGTTGACCCCGGAGAGTCTGGTAGCTTCCTCATTCCCACCGATTCCATACACACAGCGTCCAAAGACCGTTTTATTGAGAAGAATAATACCGGCAATGAAAAAGAACACCATTATGATGACAGACACGGGGATTCCCAAAAGATTTCCCTGGCCCAGAAACTTGAAAGAGACAGGCAAACCATAGACAGGCATTCCCCCGCAGATGAGGTATATGGCCCCTCGGAGAGTGGTCATCATAGCCAGGGTCGTGATGAGGGGGGGTATGGTGACATAATTGATGAAAGTCGCAATCACGGCACCGATACCAAGGGCAATAATGAAAGTAATAAGCAGAGCCAGTAGTATGGGAACTCCACTACTGAGCATCAGGGCACAGGAAACGGCTGATAATCCAATGACAGACCCCACGGAGAGGTCAATCCCTCCGGTCAGGATCACCGTGGTCATACCGACGGCGCAGATTCCGGTAATTGAGATTTGCCTGAGTATATTGAGCATATTATTGGTGCTTAAAAAATTTTCCGACCTGATTGAAAAAAAGGTAAACATAAGCAAAAGGGATAGCAATATCCCCACACTGGACCAATCTATATTCTTTTTATTAATATTTTGCATTTTCCACCTCCCTGGCAACCGATGCTAATTCCAGGATCTTTTCCTGTGTTGTTTCTTCTTTAGATAATTCACCGGTGATTTTTCCGCCGGCCATGACGAGGATTCTGTCACTCATACCAATCAGTTCAGGCATTTCGGAAGAGATCATAATGATGACTTTTCCCATGAGAGCAAGTTCATTGATCAGGTTGTAAATCTCCTGCTTGGCACCTACATCAATTCCCCTGGTGGGTTCATCAAAAATCAGGATTTTGCTCTCCATAAGAAGCCATTTAGCCAGCACAACCTTCTGTTGGTTTCCCCCGGACAGGTTTTTGACAAGTTGATCGCTGGAGGGTGTTTTTATTTTAAGAGACCGGATCTGTTCAGCACTGAGTTTGTTCTCTTTTGCATCAGAGATGATGCCCAGGGTTCCAGTCAGATTCTTCATATAGGCAAAGGAGATATTCTCTTTTATATTCATATGCAGCAAGGTACCCTGCTGTTTTCTATCCTCGGGAATCAAGCCGATCCCGTTCTGTACACCGTCTTTTGGAGAGTGAATCCCCACCTTCTTTCCATCGATCAGGATCTCACCGCTGGTCAGACGATCGGCTCCGAAGAGGACTCTAGCCACTTCGGTTCTCCCTGCTCCCACCAGACCGGCAAAACCCAGTTTCTCACCCTTAAATGCAGAGAAAGAAACATCCTTCAAAACAGAAGTATTCAGGTTTTTAACCTCAAGGACTTTTTCTCCTCTCTCCATTTCGATCTGCGGAAAAGAATGATCCAGATCCCGGTTCACCATCAGCTTGATCAGCTCATTTTTATTTGTATCTTTCACAAGGGATGTAGAAATGTACTCACCGTCTCTGAAAACGGAAACCTTGTCACAGATTTCAAAGATCTCTTCCAGTCTATGAGAAATGTATATGATGGCGATGCCGTCAATTTTCAGTTTTTCAACAATCCGGAATAAGTATTCAAGTTCATTGTTGGTCAGAGGGGCAGAGGGTTCATCCATGATCATGATTTTGACTGTTCTGGAAACAGATTTTGCAATCTCCACCAGCTGCTGGTATCCAACAGTCAAATCTTTGACCAGCATTTTGGGATCGATCAGAACACCAAGACTGTCCAGGACTTTTTTTGATTTCTTTTCTATGGATTTATAATCGATAAATCCTCTTTTTTTGTCATATCGATTGTAATAAATGTTCTCTGCAACAGAGAGATGATCAAATAGATTAAACTCCTGGTAGATGGCAGTGATTCCCAGGTGCAGCCTCTCTGCAGGGCTGCTGTCTTTCAGCTTCTGCCCCTCAAAATAGACATCCCCTGAAGTGGCTTCGATAGCACCTGTAATTATTTTTATAAATGTAGATTTCCCGGCTCCATTCTCTCCCACAATGGCATGAACTTCACCTTCTCTGAACCCCAGGGAAACACCCTTCAGCGCAACAACTCCGGGGTACTCTTTTCTAATCCCTTTGAGCTCTAATAAATAGTCATCCATGCTTTGTCCTTTCATACGATCAATTATAAAAAGAGAGAGAGAGGATAGAGCCCGGGGAAGGGATCACTCCTGCTCTCTTCATTACAGATTATTTGATGTATTCGCCGATATTGGCATCAGTTACAATTTTCATGTCAATGAGGATTTTTTCTTTTATAGGTCCGTCAGCAAGAACTTTCATTGCAATTTCAAGGGCGTCCCGGCCCAGTTTTGCAGGCTGAATATCGACAGTTCCCTGATACATGGTATCTCCGGCAATAAGCTCAAGGGCCTGGGGAAGTGCATCCAGACCTGTGATACAGGTATTGTTAATAGTATGATTTTTACGGGCCAGACAGGCTTCGTACACACCAAGGGCAGATGAATCATTGATTCCCAGGAAGATAGCTACATTTGGATTGGCAGTCAGAGCAGTTTCGGCCACTTTATAACCCGTATCTGCATCGGCAGCATCCTGCTCAAATACGTAGTCAAACTTTGCAGAACCTGTATATGTTTCTTCCATTCCGGCTTTCAGACCGTCACCGCGATCTATTAGGGAGGCAATCACATCATAGCGGATGACAACAACTTCGATTTCACCTTTCTTATTGAGAACATCTGAAATTGTTCCAGCAGCTTCTTTCTCATTGAGCCACTGTCCGGCAATGATCCCGCCATTGTACCCAAAGTCATATTCACTTGTACCGATAAAAGCAGAAGATCCCTTGACTGTCTGATTAATACCGATAACTGGAATGCCCTGAGCCTGTGCATTTGCAACGGCGTCTTCGGGTGCTTTTTCATCTACAGGGCTGATGAGAATAACATCAACCTGCTGGGCAATAAAGTTTTCAATATGAGCCACATGCTTGGAAGCATCAGCTGCCGCATCGGCGACTATAAGATCAATCCCCATATCTTTCGCGGCAACTTTCATGCCTTCCACAACGGATACGAAATAGGCATTTTCCATGCTCTGAACGGTATAACCGATCTTCAGTTTTTTCTCACCCGAAGCAGATGCATCAGACTGTCCATTTGCCATAACACTGAAAGTCATAAGGGTACATAATAAAACCAATAGTAATTTTCTCATTTAAAAGTCCTCCTGATATTTATCATTGACTGAGACTGTTCCCGGGATTAATCCGGCGCCGGATTAGTCCAAAAAATCATAAATCAGTACAAGATCTATGAAGACTTTAGCACCCAAATTTTCAAACGTGAATACAATATGAATCTATAATCTTTAAATATGATCTGATTTACCGGACAGTTTTAATATATCCCGAGGGAGTCATTCCGGTTTGCTTTTTAAAGGCTGATGAGAAATAGGTCGGATTATTGTACCCCACCATATAGCTGATCTCATAACTGCGGTAATTAGTATTGGACAGCAGAGTTTTGGCTTTTTCAATTCTGAAGTCTGTCAGATAATCAGTAAAACTCGAACCTGCAGCCTCTTTGAAAACAATGCTGAAATAGCTTTTACTCAACCCGACCTCTGAGGCCACCATATTGATCCTCAGCTCCGGATTTGTATAGTTTTCCTCAATGAAGGTGAAGGCGTTGATCATCAGCTGATCCAGGGAGTGGTCACTTTTCAGATTAAGAAACTCTGAGAGAGGACAGAGTTTCTCCTTGAGAAGATCCAGGCTCTCAGAACAGGTTTCTGCTGCCAGGATTTTATCAAGAAGATCCTTACTATCTCCCATTACATCCGCAGTATGTATGGACAGTTTCAATGCTTCACGTTCTATAGCAGCAAATATTTTGCTCAAAGTAAAAATAAATACGATTCTGGCTTTCTGACCGCAATTCCGGATACAAAGCCCGTACTCATCCATACACTGTGGCACAGCTTTAAAATTTCCCAGCATTGTCAGCTGGGCCAGTTTATCCGCAGCCGCTTCTGACCTGAAATCATACCCGTCACTCTCTGCTTTAAAATCACTCAGATAAAGGTCTCTTTTGGGTCCATGTATAAAAAACAAATCTTCAACCCGGAGAGCCTCCTGGTAGGACTGTGACAAGTTGAGAAATTGATTGACCGTACTTCCATTTTCAAAGAACAGAGATGACCCGTTTAAATCGGAGAAATCATCCAGCAGATTCTTTTTAACCTGGTCCAAATTCTCTTTAAGAGTCACTCGGCTTTCAGAGATGGAGAGGATCAGGATTTTTCCAAAGTGAGAAAGAATTTCAATTCCCGGAACCGGTTTTTTGTGAAGGGCCTGGCGGATCTGATTCAGATTCTCTGACCTTGTCCTGATTATTGTGACAGAAAAAGCCTTGTACTTTTCAACAGGAAGAAGAGTCTTATACTCCCGAAGCAGATCAGGATACCCCGGAATACCCGATAGAACCTGATTGTACATACTGATTGTATCATGACTCCTCTTTTCATCCTCAAGCCTGTCAATACTGCTGATTTTCCGGGACATATGACTCTTCAGATCCTTGTCCTTCACAATTTTCTGCATAACAGATTCAAGGCTCTCCAGATTGATGGGTTTTAGAATATAATCTTCCGCACCCTGTTTTATGGCCTTATGGGCATAAGAAAAATCATCATGGGCACTGATGATGACAGTGGCGATTTCAGAATCAAAGTTTTTCACCTTGCTGATCAGTTCCAGGCCATCCAGGTGGGGCATTCTGATATCCGTCAAAAGGATATCCGGGTGAAATGTTTTCACAGCATCCAATGCGATCTTCCCATCATCTGCCGTAGCCGCAATCTCAATGCCCAGCCGAACCCAGTCAAAATTCTCAGATAACCCCCGTAACAGGATTTCATCATCATCGGCAATAACTATTGTATACAAATCAAAGATCTCCCCTGATTCTCAAAGTGATTTTTGTTCCTTCTCCGATCTGGCTCTCTATACCCAGGGAGCACTTGTCCTTAAAAAAAAGAGACAGCCTCTCCTTCACATTCTTAAACCCGTAAGAACTTAAATCGTCCTGGTCGTCCATCACCGGATCGCCTCCACACAGTGGTTCCAGCTGTTCAGGACTCATCCCGGCACCGTTGTCAGAGATGATGATGACCACATCTTTCTTTTCTTCATAACCGTATATATGGATGAACCCGCCCTCCTGGAGGTTTTTGATGCCATGGTAGATGGCATTCTCCACCAGAGGCTGCAAAATAAGCTTGGGAAGGGGCTGGGTCATTATATCATCGGGAAGATCTATCTCATAGGACAATTTGTTCTTGTACCGCAACTGCTGGATAGTCAGATAACTGGTAACATTCTCAATCTCCTGCTGCAGACTGATGATGTCTTTTCCTTTGCTTAGACCGGTTCTAAGAAAGACTGTCAACGCCTGAATCATCCTGATAGAATCCTCAGACTCTTTCATCCTGATAAGCCAGATGATGGAATCCAGGGTATTATACAGAAAGTGAGGGTTGATCTGAGCCTGAAGCAGCATCAATTCATACTGTTTCAGCTTATTCTGCTCCTCATAGATTTTATCCATTAGTTTGGTAATATCAAAGATCATTTTATTGAAATCTCTACCCAGGACTCCGATTTCATCCTCCGCCGAATTGTGGACCCTGGCCGAGAAATCGCCTTTTCGAACCAGCGCCATTGTCTGGGAGAGTTCTATGATCGGATTTGTGAGAGACCTCGAAACACGGTAAGCCATAAGAGAGGAAATTAATATCAGTACCAGCAAAATAAAAAAAGAGAATACCAGGATGATGATCAGATTCTTAAACAGGCTTTTCTTGGACACGGTGCTGCAGTAGATCCAGTCGCTGATTGTTGAGCGTTTATAGGCAGTGATGGATGATCTCCCCTCCTTGATATTAATTTTTCCTGCACCTGCTGCGGTATCCCAATATTTGATTCCCGGACGGCTGACACGGACAAGTTCGGGAAGAAGATCTTTTTCCTGATAGCGGCTGATCCCTGTTTTTTCGAAGACATAGGTATCCTCTTCATCCACCAGATACAAAGTGGAGAATTTCTCCTCTTCAGATTGGTTCAGATGAGAAGGAAGCCTGATGTCCACAACGATAAGACCCAGAACTTCCTTATTCAGGACTTGTCGGATAGGAATGAGAAGAGGAACATGATTCTCGGGAAGGGTTTCTACCACAAGAGATCCTGACTGGGGACGGTACCAACTGAAACGACTCTGTTTTCTGCCATTCCTGTACCACTCTTCCTCTTTAAATGCACTGTCTATGAACATCTTATCCGCACTCTTAAAGAGCCCTCCGTTTTCAGCAATGATGTAGACTTCAATCATATTGGATGTATATTGGAGCATTTGAGTCAGTTCAGAGTTCAAAATGGTTTCATCCAGGTACTGTTCAGTCGGACTGTCATAGGTATGAGACAGGATTTCATTGATCAAT from Oceanispirochaeta sp. carries:
- a CDS encoding sugar ABC transporter ATP-binding protein — protein: MDDYLLELKGIRKEYPGVVALKGVSLGFREGEVHAIVGENGAGKSTFIKIITGAIEATSGDVYFEGQKLKDSSPAERLHLGITAIYQEFNLFDHLSVAENIYYNRYDKKRGFIDYKSIEKKSKKVLDSLGVLIDPKMLVKDLTVGYQQLVEIAKSVSRTVKIMIMDEPSAPLTNNELEYLFRIVEKLKIDGIAIIYISHRLEEIFEICDKVSVFRDGEYISTSLVKDTNKNELIKLMVNRDLDHSFPQIEMERGEKVLEVKNLNTSVLKDVSFSAFKGEKLGFAGLVGAGRTEVARVLFGADRLTSGEILIDGKKVGIHSPKDGVQNGIGLIPEDRKQQGTLLHMNIKENISFAYMKNLTGTLGIISDAKENKLSAEQIRSLKIKTPSSDQLVKNLSGGNQQKVVLAKWLLMESKILIFDEPTRGIDVGAKQEIYNLINELALMGKVIIMISSEMPELIGMSDRILVMAGGKITGELSKEETTQEKILELASVAREVENAKY
- a CDS encoding sugar ABC transporter substrate-binding protein, whose product is MRKLLLVLLCTLMTFSVMANGQSDASASGEKKLKIGYTVQSMENAYFVSVVEGMKVAAKDMGIDLIVADAAADASKHVAHIENFIAQQVDVILISPVDEKAPEDAVANAQAQGIPVIGINQTVKGSSAFIGTSEYDFGYNGGIIAGQWLNEKEAAGTISDVLNKKGEIEVVVIRYDVIASLIDRGDGLKAGMEETYTGSAKFDYVFEQDAADADTGYKVAETALTANPNVAIFLGINDSSALGVYEACLARKNHTINNTCITGLDALPQALELIAGDTMYQGTVDIQPAKLGRDALEIAMKVLADGPIKEKILIDMKIVTDANIGEYIK
- a CDS encoding ABC transporter permease, with amino-acid sequence MQNINKKNIDWSSVGILLSLLLMFTFFSIRSENFLSTNNMLNILRQISITGICAVGMTTVILTGGIDLSVGSVIGLSAVSCALMLSSGVPILLALLITFIIALGIGAVIATFINYVTIPPLITTLAMMTTLRGAIYLICGGMPVYGLPVSFKFLGQGNLLGIPVSVIIMVFFFIAGIILLNKTVFGRCVYGIGGNEEATRLSGVNIKAVIYKVYMLEAFLAAMSGLVLMSRVNSGQPSAGDGYEMDIITAVVLGGVSVSGGEGKLFKVIIGVLFMGVLANGMLMLNISEYWQRVVKGLVLLLAVSIDILSKKQKIKA
- a CDS encoding sensor histidine kinase; this encodes MKMGRVSRHFKISKLANRVLKYFSAFSIIPILLFGIPLCIYLLNNTVRGLRVDTVSMIEQVSTEMDLLLEDAYQIGNTISRNPLINEILSHTYDSPTEQYLDETILNSELTQMLQYTSNMIEVYIIAENGGLFKSADKMFIDSAFKEEEWYRNGRKQSRFSWYRPQSGSLVVETLPENHVPLLIPIRQVLNKEVLGLIVVDIRLPSHLNQSEEEKFSTLYLVDEEDTYVFEKTGISRYQEKDLLPELVRVSRPGIKYWDTAAGAGKINIKEGRSSITAYKRSTISDWIYCSTVSKKSLFKNLIIILVFSFFILLVLILISSLMAYRVSRSLTNPIIELSQTMALVRKGDFSARVHNSAEDEIGVLGRDFNKMIFDITKLMDKIYEEQNKLKQYELMLLQAQINPHFLYNTLDSIIWLIRMKESEDSIRMIQALTVFLRTGLSKGKDIISLQQEIENVTSYLTIQQLRYKNKLSYEIDLPDDIMTQPLPKLILQPLVENAIYHGIKNLQEGGFIHIYGYEEKKDVVIIISDNGAGMSPEQLEPLCGGDPVMDDQDDLSSYGFKNVKERLSLFFKDKCSLGIESQIGEGTKITLRIRGDL
- a CDS encoding response regulator; the protein is MYTIVIADDDEILLRGLSENFDWVRLGIEIAATADDGKIALDAVKTFHPDILLTDIRMPHLDGLELISKVKNFDSEIATVIISAHDDFSYAHKAIKQGAEDYILKPINLESLESVMQKIVKDKDLKSHMSRKISSIDRLEDEKRSHDTISMYNQVLSGIPGYPDLLREYKTLLPVEKYKAFSVTIIRTRSENLNQIRQALHKKPVPGIEILSHFGKILILSISESRVTLKENLDQVKKNLLDDFSDLNGSSLFFENGSTVNQFLNLSQSYQEALRVEDLFFIHGPKRDLYLSDFKAESDGYDFRSEAAADKLAQLTMLGNFKAVPQCMDEYGLCIRNCGQKARIVFIFTLSKIFAAIEREALKLSIHTADVMGDSKDLLDKILAAETCSESLDLLKEKLCPLSEFLNLKSDHSLDQLMINAFTFIEENYTNPELRINMVASEVGLSKSYFSIVFKEAAGSSFTDYLTDFRIEKAKTLLSNTNYRSYEISYMVGYNNPTYFSSAFKKQTGMTPSGYIKTVR